A single genomic interval of uncultured Sunxiuqinia sp. harbors:
- a CDS encoding GxxExxY protein, giving the protein MKYEELTHKIIGCAMRVHSALGNGFQEVIYQRALEIEMADCGIPFSREYEMPVFYKNQQIGTRRVDFLIEGKISVELKAIIHLKDVHLAQAINYLEAYDLEVGLLVNFGARSLDFKRLVNKKFNQKNQGNPLIN; this is encoded by the coding sequence ATGAAATATGAAGAGTTGACCCATAAAATTATTGGATGCGCCATGAGAGTGCATTCGGCTTTGGGAAATGGTTTTCAGGAAGTCATTTATCAAAGAGCCTTGGAAATTGAAATGGCAGATTGTGGCATTCCTTTTTCCAGGGAGTACGAGATGCCTGTTTTTTATAAAAACCAGCAAATAGGAACAAGACGGGTTGATTTTTTGATTGAAGGAAAGATATCTGTAGAATTGAAAGCGATTATTCACTTGAAGGATGTTCATTTAGCACAAGCCATTAATTATCTCGAAGCCTACGATTTGGAAGTTGGGCTGCTTGTCAACTTTGGAGCAAGAAGTTTGGATTTTAAACGGCTCGTCAATAAAAAGTTTAACCAAAAGAATCAAGGAAATCCTTTAATCAATTAA
- a CDS encoding PQQ-binding-like beta-propeller repeat protein: protein MKYKILFFLIILANTLLAQSQWPIFRGDQQLTASVSAKLPEQLQLLASFQTDDDIKASPVVKDGIVYCGSTDGFFYAFNLKGELKWKFNAENAIEAPAILLDGKAIFGSLDGWLFCLNQTDGKLVWKYKTDNQIIGSANWHTEGARTVIAVGSYDYYLHGVDLENGQNLWKYESDNFINGAPALYQENVVFGGCDGFLHLVNLQTGQATRKIELSTYVASSPAIIGKEAYIGDYDGRFFAVELNEGKILWIYDDPDKNLPFVSSPTVAGDYIVIGNEDRNLYCFNRKDGKLVWSKRLSNRVNSSSIIIGNRVITATMDGMLYMNALKTGEELWSYEIGSQMVSSPAYYEGKIIIGANDGRLYILGESN from the coding sequence ATGAAGTACAAAATCCTATTCTTTTTAATCATTCTGGCCAATACCTTGCTGGCTCAATCTCAATGGCCCATCTTCCGGGGCGATCAACAATTGACTGCGTCTGTGTCCGCTAAGCTTCCGGAGCAACTTCAACTTTTAGCCTCTTTTCAAACCGATGATGATATCAAGGCATCTCCCGTTGTTAAGGATGGAATTGTTTATTGTGGATCGACCGATGGTTTTTTCTATGCGTTCAATTTGAAAGGAGAGTTGAAATGGAAGTTTAATGCTGAGAATGCGATTGAAGCTCCCGCGATTTTATTGGATGGAAAAGCCATTTTTGGCTCTTTGGATGGCTGGCTTTTTTGTTTGAACCAGACAGATGGTAAGCTGGTGTGGAAATATAAAACCGACAATCAAATTATAGGTTCGGCCAATTGGCACACTGAGGGAGCCAGAACAGTGATTGCCGTGGGAAGTTATGATTATTATTTACACGGAGTAGACCTTGAAAATGGACAAAACCTATGGAAATATGAGTCCGATAATTTTATCAACGGTGCTCCTGCACTGTATCAGGAAAATGTTGTTTTTGGTGGTTGTGATGGCTTTTTACATTTGGTGAATCTTCAAACCGGACAGGCAACCCGCAAAATTGAATTGTCGACGTATGTGGCTTCATCGCCTGCTATTATTGGAAAAGAAGCATATATTGGTGATTATGACGGGCGTTTTTTTGCGGTGGAGTTAAACGAAGGAAAAATTCTATGGATCTATGACGATCCTGATAAGAATTTACCTTTTGTGTCGTCACCGACAGTTGCAGGAGATTACATTGTTATTGGAAATGAAGATCGGAATCTTTACTGTTTTAATCGAAAAGATGGTAAATTAGTTTGGTCGAAACGCTTATCAAACCGGGTCAACTCATCATCCATAATTATTGGAAATAGAGTAATTACCGCAACGATGGATGGTATGCTTTATATGAATGCATTGAAAACCGGAGAGGAACTATGGAGTTACGAAATTGGAAGCCAGATGGTAAGTTCTCCGGCCTATTACGAAGGCAAGATAATTATTGGCGCGAATGACGGTCGATTGTATATATTGGGAGAATCGAATTGA
- a CDS encoding FAD-dependent oxidoreductase yields the protein MIKLKINNQAIEVSEGTTLLEAARKLEIDIPTMCHLEGTGHFTSCMVCLVKDVRNGKLMASCSMPAMDGMEIITDDAECSESRKASLELLLSEHVGDCEAPCQLVCPAHMNIPLMNRLIASGNYAKAIEVVNRDIALPAILGRICPAPCEAGCRRKQVDDPVSICLLKGFAADQELEKGIAPLVQLKEKSGKQVAIVGAGPAGLAAAFYLNRTGHEVVLFEKNEKAGGELLEIEESVLPTKIREAEISAILNSSIHIKYNSVIDQVQFEKLQEDYDAVIIAAGGSTDQWKYYGLSFSKTGVEVDKATYQTSIENVFAIGNALRPSKLAVRSVGQGKELAFVLDKLFQTGELKAYPSRFNSKFGKLQEPEFGEYLKESNDSKRQEASRGKSIGFNKEEAIAEAKRCLHCDCRNPESCKLRELSDTFGAVQRRFQYTDRFPIQKEFAPQNIIYESSKCIKCGICVRITQQHQETFGFSFIGRGFDVKVGVPFSESVEKALEKTAALVAEKCPTGALAKTDSEEQLNNLTKSS from the coding sequence ATGATCAAACTAAAAATAAATAACCAAGCCATAGAAGTTTCGGAAGGTACTACACTTTTAGAAGCGGCCCGGAAACTGGAGATCGACATTCCAACGATGTGTCATCTGGAGGGAACGGGGCATTTTACCTCATGTATGGTGTGTTTAGTGAAAGATGTACGCAATGGAAAGTTGATGGCTTCATGCTCAATGCCGGCGATGGATGGAATGGAAATTATAACGGACGATGCAGAATGCAGTGAATCGCGAAAGGCCTCACTGGAATTGCTGTTGAGTGAGCACGTGGGCGATTGCGAGGCGCCCTGCCAGTTGGTATGTCCGGCACACATGAATATTCCATTGATGAACCGCCTGATAGCTTCTGGCAATTATGCAAAAGCTATAGAAGTGGTGAATCGCGATATTGCACTGCCTGCTATTTTAGGTCGAATCTGTCCTGCTCCTTGCGAAGCGGGATGTCGGAGAAAGCAAGTTGATGATCCGGTTTCGATTTGCCTGTTAAAAGGTTTTGCTGCTGATCAGGAATTGGAAAAAGGGATTGCTCCTCTGGTTCAACTGAAAGAAAAATCGGGTAAACAAGTGGCGATTGTTGGTGCTGGGCCAGCCGGATTAGCAGCGGCTTTCTATCTGAATAGAACAGGACATGAGGTGGTCCTTTTTGAGAAAAATGAAAAAGCTGGCGGTGAGCTATTGGAAATAGAGGAATCTGTTCTGCCAACCAAAATCAGAGAAGCTGAAATCAGCGCTATTTTGAATTCATCAATTCATATTAAATATAATTCAGTAATTGATCAGGTACAATTTGAGAAATTGCAAGAGGACTATGATGCGGTAATAATAGCTGCGGGAGGTTCAACTGATCAATGGAAATATTATGGACTATCTTTTTCTAAAACAGGTGTCGAAGTCGACAAAGCAACTTATCAAACGTCCATCGAAAACGTATTTGCCATCGGTAACGCGCTACGTCCGTCTAAGTTAGCGGTTCGTTCGGTTGGGCAGGGCAAAGAACTGGCTTTTGTATTGGATAAGCTTTTCCAAACAGGGGAGCTAAAAGCTTATCCCAGCCGTTTTAATTCGAAGTTTGGAAAATTACAAGAGCCCGAGTTTGGTGAGTACCTGAAGGAATCAAACGATTCAAAACGTCAGGAGGCGAGCCGCGGAAAATCAATTGGCTTTAATAAAGAAGAAGCTATCGCCGAGGCTAAACGTTGCCTGCATTGCGATTGCCGTAACCCGGAAAGCTGTAAGTTACGGGAGTTGTCCGATACATTTGGTGCGGTGCAAAGGCGCTTTCAATACACGGATCGTTTTCCTATTCAAAAAGAGTTTGCACCCCAAAACATTATTTACGAAAGCTCCAAGTGCATTAAGTGTGGTATTTGTGTGCGCATTACACAGCAACATCAGGAAACCTTTGGATTCTCATTCATTGGCCGTGGTTTCGATGTCAAAGTAGGTGTTCCTTTTTCGGAATCGGTAGAAAAAGCATTGGAAAAAACCGCTGCTTTGGTAGCGGAAAAATGTCCGACAGGTGCGCTTGCAAAAACTGATTCTGAAGAACAGCTCAATAATCTAACGAAATCCTCCTGA